In the Archocentrus centrarchus isolate MPI-CPG fArcCen1 chromosome 11, fArcCen1, whole genome shotgun sequence genome, AATGCTAACCTTTTCAAATAAGACCAGAACCATCTGTTTCCGTCCTTTAACACTCATTCGGACTCTTTTAGGAAGTTGGGGTTTCCGTCTGTGGTACATTCACATGGTTTCtcacaggcaggcaggcaggcaggcagaaacGAGTGATAAGTGTAGACCAAACAAAGCACTGCCAAATCACATAAGCAGCTAAATCCATAAAGCTACTCTGAGATGAAAAAGGCTCCCGGTTCGATTCCTCGCAGGTTTGAGGACAAACCCGGCGGGaaaccctttatttattttacatttgtttaaacAGAAGCACAGAGGTGATACAAAGCTAAGAAATAAGTCAAGCTATGGTTAAGAAAAGCTTATCGGCATCAGTATTTAAAGTGTTTGGCTCCAAAAGTCACACTGACTTGTAAAAATGATTAGTACAACATAAATTAGCagaagaaaatataaaagaaaaaaaataattacagtattTGAAAAAACTTAAATGTCCTTTAAGTTAAAAATACTGAATCACGAATGTGACGAAGAACTTATTCTGAAAATGTTTTGGAGCCAAACTCTTCTTTAGTTACATCCAACATAAAAGGCCCTCCATAGGTGATTTATTTTGGTTGTACCACAGACTGAAGTAAACTCACTTTATCGCAACAGACGatgaacagcaaaaaaaaaaaaaaaaaaaaaaaaaaagagagataaatACAATAATTCAGATAAAGTGCACAAGTGCTcattcaaaaaataaaagtgggaaacacaaatacattcatcaggattcacacacacacacacacacacacacacacacacacacacacacacacaacattcaAGTGGGTCACACGGCCGGTTAACACGTCAGAAACCAAAACCTCCGAAACCAGTCgggtgtgtgctgctgtgtttggtcaGCGAGTGTCGATAAGGCAAGCAGGCAGCGAATTGTAAAACACTAACTTGGTCATGTGACCTACTGACAGAGTTCTGACAGAGAACGTGTGCATCTTCAAGTCGAGCGTTTGAAGTGAAGGTGAAGTCGTTCTTGTACTCAGAGTGACTGCAGCTGATGGCGTACTCGGTTCCAGCTTTGGCACTGAGGTGTTCTGCTGCTAATTACACGATAATTACATGATAAAAGAAACTGTTGATTGATAACTCAAGAAAATTAGCAGCAGATTAATCAGGAATGAAAATAGTTTTCCACACAGGATTAATACATTATTGGTagcaataaattatatattatagACCAgagctccctctctctccagcCTCTGCCAGCTCATTCTGGGAACGCCGAGGTTTTCCCAAGCCGGCTGAAAGATATCCAGCGTGCTTCCTGCTCAGACATGCCCGGAGcgcctcacccaagaggtgcccaggatcCCAATctgatgcccaaaccacctctaATCCTCATGAATAAATAACCTCCTTCCACTGAGGAGGACTGTGCATCTACCCTTAAATTAGTTTCATTATTATCCATAGAGCTGTACTGGCATTAATACTGTACTGTGCATTTAGTTTTTCTTCATGAGAAATGTAAACAtgatttattaaattttgaaGGTGGACTGAAAGCTGAAACTGCATTGCTGCAATAACATGTAACTGTAAATACAGCTGATCATTTAGTGGGCAGCCTGAAGGCGGCTGTGTTGCCTTCTGCCTTCATTCAGTTCATGAAAACTGCTTCGAGTTTGTGTTTAAGCGTTTCTATAACTGTTACATATTCAGCTGAAAAGGAAAATCAGAGGAAACCTGCAGGACTTTTtggttttttccatttttaagatttaaaaaaaagtgtttctcgGGGGGGTCGTTCATCTAATCTGCAACACTGACGAATGCAAAACAGACAAACCTTCACACAGACAACAAATTTCACAGCTCCAGGACCTGTCAGAACTCTGTCATTTACTTCCACAGCagtgacccttttttttttttcaatctgtgtccatcctcctcctcctcctcctcctcctcctcctccgtgcAGTGAACGTGAGATTCAAGTGCAACTTCGTCCTCTGAAGTAAACTTTAACTTTCAGCAGTGTAACAGAAACATGCTGCCCGTTTGCAACCTTCCACACAAGCAATGGCTCATGCAGACTCATGCACACTGCAAATAATACAATTTCAAGGTCGTCTGAATATAAATagaggggggggaaaaaaaagggaaaataaagcCACAATAAGTGAGTACAAAGTCcacattcattcacacatttttaaaaacatcctcggCGAGCGTCCTCTGCTGTCCCAGCAATCCTCGTCTCTCTGCTGTGCTTGGTGATGTTTCACCTCAGTTCATAATTTCAGTTTGCCATATTGAAAATTTGTAcctcttgtctttttttctctctctctctctctctctctcttttttttttttttttttttgcttaagtAGCCACGGCATTTTGCACCAGGGAGTAAACATAAATCATCTTATAAATCTCAGAGGTAGAACCCTGACAGAGAGTAGACTGGCAGGTAGAAAGAGAAGACAGACCAACATAAAGaaatgctgtctgtgtttaagaCGGCGTCTGTGAGTCGCAAAAGCAGCAAACGAGAGATGACGAGAGGAAAAAGCTTTGATGAGTCCACGTGTAAATGTTCAGGGTTGTTTCTGTGCAATCCTGAGAACTGCTTTTCTCTCTCAGACGTAGAGGATGACGTTGCTGTCTGCAGGACAGTGAAGGCCTTCGGTGGAGGGGTTCACGGCTCGGCACGAGGGGGGCTGGGGCTGCTGGCCGGCCGCCGGGTGACAGCTTTTCGGGTGAGGAGAGTCGCAGTCGTCCGACGTCAGCTCCGCGATGTCGTCTGACTGAGTGTCTGACATCTCCAGGTCACTGCGGATGCTCTCCGGCTGAGCCAGGGTGAcgtctctgagcccctccctgATTGACGTTCCCGGCGACAGTCCCAGCGCTGAGCCCGACAAAGCCCCGCCCCTTCTGGAGCTGCAGTCCTGGGGCTCCTCCCCTCCCGAGGCGGTCGCCATGGCAGCAGAGCCCGGATGTGGGGTTAGGTCCTCTTCGCTGGTCAGGCAGAGATGGCTGGGTTTGGTCTCAATGTCCACCTGGATCTCCAGGTTGGTGCACTCCCTGCAGAGTCACATGATTTACAGGTCAGCGGGCGTAGAAGAAGAAATATGAGATAACACGACATCAACAGCACAGATTCAGCTCAATCAATAAGCTCCCTGTGGGTCACTGTAGCTAAAGTCAGAAGCAGcctctgaaaagtgaagccactTTAGAGAAGTGTTTTAAacctgatttgttttttttaaatggccaccagggggcatcTTAGTTTGCAGGAGGCTTCCTGTCCTACCTGTCAGGTAGAGTGTAGGAGGAGATGATGGATCCGGCCATTCCTCGGGTGCTGGCACAGTCGCTCCCGGCCCCCAGGctgcctgtctctctctggGCTGATTCTTTGGCGAGTTCCCCTGCTTGGACCTCCAGCCTGGAGCATTACAAACACCCACATTAACATTAAACATCGACCATCATGTGCactgaacaaaaaaatatgaaatgataTCCTCTGATATCCCAAAACAAGCCACAGGGTTCACTCCTGTTAATTAGCTTTTCTTTTTAGGAAAGGAAAAATTTCAATAAGTTCTAACATTAGTTGAGTCTCACAGGATCCTGCCTTTAAGTTACCATCTGTTGAACTTAAGCTTGAATGTAGCGTAGCTTTAGTGACTTCATCCTCACCTGCTGTACTTGCTTGTGCGAGTCCCCAGAGCACCACCGGCCAGGGTGTTGAAGTGTGGCGTGTCGCCCAGAGTCCCAGGGGCCACGGAGAGCCCCTCACTGGGAGAGGTGGTGCTCAGACCGCTGACCGCCCCGTCCAGACTGCTCTCGCCGAGGCTCGGAGACTTGAGGGCTCGCCACGCGTCCGCTACTGCAAAATCATACAGAAAAGACTCTTTTAGTTTAAAGATGTCACCAGATACATCCTGTTAGCACCATCAGCTCAGTGTGCTCACCTGTGATCGGTCCATCGTCCTCATCAAAGTCAATCCGCACACCGCGCCCCTTTCCTCTGCTCACGCCACAGCCCCCCCCTCTGCACAGAGAGATGGGCACCACGCCGTACACGTAGGCCAACATGATGGGCACGCCGATACCTGTGAGAGGGACAAAAACAGGGACGCACACATAAAGTTTCACCCCTGGAAAAATGGAGATTCACTGTGTCTTTGCCTCAGCCTTTGCTTCACTATCTGCTCTGGTTATTTATGCGAATTTGctgctttctttaaaaatgttcttGGCTGCTCAGATTCTGACTTATGCAAAAATAAACccagaaaaattaaataaaatctgcCTTATTTTATTATCCAGAAACATGGTGCACTCCTCATGTTGCATCAAAGCTGGTTTGAGGTGATGAACAGTGATGTGTGCAGACACTGAGAAAACAaactgtcctcttttttttttggccatcatCCTCAGACAGTCACAGCACATAATATGTGACGGCCCCGTCGGGTTTCTTACCCACGCTGACAGCTGCGATGACAGGAGCGGTGATGATTGACAGGGCCACGCCCCCCGTGATGGCCAGATTCCTTCGGTGACGAGACGTCTTCTTCAGCTCGTAGTGGGCGTGGATCTGGGGGACAGGAGAGAGATGCAGGCTGTTTAACACCAATGCTTAACGACACAGGCGGAGGAGGTGGAGGCTGATCTGACTTCCAGCTTCTCATACATAATTATTTACAGGCTTTATGATGAACTATAATAACAGCGAATTATTTGGGGAGCTGTTGggtatttttcactttttgtgaATTATAACCCACATATTTCATCAATAATCAGAAGAAATATCAGTGAAAATAAGCATTAGTTTCTtgattatttttaagtttttgaGTTGTAAAGTTTTTTACTGGAAAGCTTTTATGAGAGTTTGAGATGTGGAACATTTTCTATCAACACTCATTTCTCAGTAGCTACGTTGTTTCTGCCTCTTTAGTTATTTTCTCGATGTTTGGATACATTGTAACTTTGTTAAGACacgtgctaaataaataaagtttataattattatttgattAAGAGTGCTATGGAAAAATTCACTTTTCACAGTAAACCAGGATCCTCAAACTATTTATTTAACAATTTTTAGCTCACAGAACAAAAACTAGCAGaaacaaattcatttttttacgTAGTCATTGCTTGACCGGTTCATAAAACAAGAAGTTGTTTCATCATGTCGAAATGAGCCAGCCTTTGCCTCACACTTGATATCTTTAGTTCCCCCTGACTCACACAGGAACTACGAGTGAAAATTTCCCCAGAATCACCCAAATTAatgtttctccatctctgtgctTTTTTTCAGTCCCACTGATGTCACTGTGGACGAGTCTCATTTGTATTTTAGGCAAACTCAAAGTCTACAAAGTATCACATACATCCTTTAATAAGGAAAGGTGTCATGTCTGTGCTGCTGCCGCGGTCGTCTCCTCCGACAAACAGCTCGACCTGCGGCCGCCTGCTAAAACCAACCCATTTACCCAGGCCCGACTGAGTGGCATCAAAGCCAGTTCTCCCTGCAGGGATTCACTCTGAATCATCACAGAGACACTAGATTTCTTTGAAACATCAAAGTTTCCTTCTCGCGAACTGAATCTGTGTCACGACTTGTCGTAGAGGAACTTCCAGGAAGGTTCCACTAATCATTTGCCTCAGATGACACGCCTGGAGAAATTTCAACAcgaggaaaacaaacacagagtttGGCTGAGCCGCTGCGAAGCTGCTTAATCTCTCACTTGTGCAGTTTTCCCAGTTTCAGAAATACGCAGTTTCACTGTTATCCACAAGAGGGTGCTACAGTTTGTCAATGCAGCACAAATCTCCTGCAAAACGCCCACTCAGTTTATTTCATCCTGCATGAGGGAGTGTTGGCTCTTAGTAAATACCATTTACAATAGAAAAGTATAACCgactgcaaagaaaacaaaacatggcaCAGCTATGATTTATGGGAACAATGCAGAATTTACAGGCTTTAAAAATAGCAGGTTTTTACTTAgaatagaaacagaaaacaaaagacacagaaactgtttttttttttaacataagagGCAAAGCCGTGAGCTAAAAGTGAACCGAATAAAAAGCAGAAGGAAACACAGGAGCCCAAATGTAATCAGATATCACTGAGGTCCATGAGCAGGTCAGTGTGGATGGAAAGTGCCCGCAATGCTAAAATCAGACTGAAACTCAGAAAAGATCTGGGTTCTGCAATGCTGTGAATTCCAGACTGTGACTCGAGCAGGATTGTGAAAGAGCGGCTGCAGAAGTGCTGCTAACTGTGTGAGAGAGCTGCCCCATCTGTGCGGTTTGGCACTTCTGCTTTCTGGAGCTCTGCGGAGACGTCAGCTGAAGTCACCttacagattaaaaaataagTGCTGCTCAGTTTGAGACATTTCACTTCCAAAAGCACTCGATAGAAACCAAAGTGCAGACTGAGATTATGAACGCATTAAAGTTTCATAACATGTTTGCACTCCATTTCCATTTCCTTTTCTCAGCTTACAGCACTAAAAACATCCACGAAAAGCCGAGATCACGTCACCAAACTGAGTtccacacaaacaggaagttacTTTTATTCTTTCATAAAAAATAACCAGTCTCTAATGTTGTGTGTGAGGTTAGCACACTGAAGAAGGCTGGGCTGCTCTCCTGCCAAcacgcaggacaaacacactcacaaactcACTCTGTTATTAATGTTGCTGTTTGATTCTGTGTGTTTAATTGTTACTGAGCACTCGGTGGTTGTGTGATATTGTAGATCCTTCCTGTGCAAAACTGTCAGTGCTGTTTTGTGTGAACTAAAGTATAAATAATAGTAAAGATTCAAAAAATCTTGGTGCACTCATCAGTATTCCTGAGGTCACCTGTTACATCGCAGAGATCAAAgtctctgtttttgttctgttttctgttcccAACCCTCTGACACGCTCCTTCAAAGGCCTGCTGCTGTACCGCCACCACGCCCGATCTCTGCAGGTTTCTCACCTTGCGGCCGACGTACACCGGGATGCCGATGACCATGGCGGGGACGGCGATGCCCGCGATAAGAGTGATGCCGACCGGAGCTCCGATCAGAGTGCCCAGCTGCCACaaaatcttcttcttcctgctccagGGCTTCTTCCCCCAGAACGTACAGCCAGATGGACTGATGGAGGCCAACGCAGACGGTGGGAGGGAAGACAAAGAGATCAGGAAGCAGAGCAGAGTCAGACATGCTCATTTCAAAGATCTCATGCACAAACAGAGTGTGCGAGTACCTGAGGTAGTGCAGGTCGGAGATCTCCTTCATGCAGAGCCAGCAGAACTCGCAGCCGCAGACGGCACAGGTCATGTGATTGCAGCTCCCGTCGTTCATCTTGATGATGTAGGCGCCACAGCGGGGGCACGGCTTGATGTCATCAGCTGGAGACAAAAAGAAGATGAGCTTAGCACCTGAAGCCACTCCTACCAATTAGAGTAAAAGCTTAAGAAGAGCAGGTGTGTTCTCTGTAGTCTGAGGAGGatctttgcatttgtgtgtcagtgttttataAGCGGAAATATGACTTTCTTTAATTAGATGGTTGAGCTTGGCTCTAAATCCAGATATCAGCCGTTTCCTGAGCTTCAGTTTACGTTTATCCACCAGCAATATGAAGCTCTTGAGCTTTTGCTTCTAGTTGCCTCAGGAGGAAATGAGGGCACGCCCACGCCGTTTATGTATTAAAACCAAAAATCCACAGAAGCATTTTAACACAGCGCCAGGTAGAGGTTTAAACAGGAAGCAGACGGCTGGCTGCTCCTTTGTGGAAAACACcctggaagaaactgaaagtaGGTGGAAAATCAAATACCTGTCGGTATGATCCATCACCCGAACGAAGCCCACACAAGTAGCATGAAATCATAAAGTGTACATGACCCTAGCTTTAATATTTTGACTTAATTTCTTCATGAGGCCAAAGGAAGTCACTTCTGCCGTCTGGAATAAAACATCATCCAGGAGGTTTCACACTAAAATGGGCTCAGCAGACTTTCCAAAAGTTTCACTTTTAAGGATTAATTTATCACATCTTTGAAcctttttcatgatgaaaaggAGAAATTTAATTAGAAGCTAAATATAAGAAAAAATTGAACTCTCTTTGGGTCTTTTCCTGATGGCAATAAGCTCAAAGCTCATTAGAGTAATGGATCAttaggcagcagcagcagcactttgtCCTCTAATGCATTTTGAGTCCGATTGCTGGGAGTTTGGATTCTGCTCGCAGGGAAGGCTCTCCGCTCTTTAAAGGGCATTTTAAGCTGAAGCGACTGTGGCAGATGTGTTCGGTGCTGTGATTGTTTCTGCCGCCTGTATTCTGCTGAGACGACTCAGCTCACTCCCTCTGGtatctcactttctctctcttttcttttcatgtctTATCTCTCCATCTTTCCCTCCACATcacgtctcctcctcctcctcctctctgtgctcGTCTGAGTCCTGTTGAATAAGCAGCAGGTATCAGACAGGCAGACTGACACAGAGGGAGCGGCCTGCAGTTTTTCTGTGAGTCAGTTTTGGCTGCTTGGATTGTTCTCAGTCCTTCtggcacagagagacaaactggAAGAGGCGAATtaaagagggagagaagaggGCAGCTGGAGGGATTTACCTAATGGATGTTTAATCAAAACAGGATTAAaggcacacatgcaaacacggATGTTTGCACACAAAGGTGCGGATGTTTGCAGAGATTTTTGCATTATTGTATCTATTATCACTACAAAAAAACTATATTAGGGGACAAaattcactgttttgttttctcgcTGAGAGTTAGTGGGAAGGAGGGAAATCCAGCAGCTAGTTAGcttagcaggaaaacaggaaatggggatAAACGGCAAACTGTCCGAGGGAACCAACATCCACTTCAAATCCAGGAATTAGCATGTTAGAGGGAATTTTTCTTTACTGCATataaaagcagagcagcagaagtGAGTCTAAAATCAGGAAATGAGTTAGCATTTAGCACTTCTGGTTCTGGGTTTTCTTTGACATCATGCAATTCACAATAAAATATCCCCTCCTTTCAAAACGCTGACGCGCCCCCGAGAAGCTGTTTGCTAACAAGTGACTAACTGTGACTGAAGAAGCTGCCCTGAACCTTCAGCTTCCTCAAACGTAATTCAGACCCCTGCGCTGAATCTATGTGGAGCCCACAACATCACCTGTGCCAGCGACTGACAGCAACGCCAGCATTTATGATCTACGGCGCAGATTGTAGTCCAACATGCGTCCCAGGGAGCCAAGAAAAGCCCGCCAAAGGCTCCGGTTTGGACCGGTCTTTAGAAAATGTGGTTAGAAAAGAATTTTCGGACTCTAATTTGGTCTTACAGTCTTAGTGACATCATATACCGAAGTATGAAGGCTCTCTAAAAACAAACCTTTGTTTTTATAAGGTGCTGAATGGAGCCAGGAGATAAAAGTAGagacaaacaataaaaagtgAGGCACTGCCTGAAAACAGTGGAAAACTGGGCGACTCTGATGCTcagtacatgcacacacaggtgTCGTTTTAGCCTGACATATTCATGTAAGTTCGGCTGAAGCATTTTGTGCACGTTACTCAGTTCCACTTTTAGCACCGAGAGCTGATCTAAGATAATGATCGAGCTGACAAACAGCTAATCTGAGTTTCTAATCTGAGTCTTGAAACAGAAACGATCTAATAGAAGTTCATACTGAGAgatgtttgctgttgttttgaatGCAGGCTGACAGGCTGGATGGCACCGCAGTCTCGAAACGATCCGGAGGAGAAACTGTGATATAAATAGTGCTTCATGCTTGATTGAACGCAGAACGCTTCCCCCAGCGGTGGGAACGCTGAGAAGCCGGTACGACTGACGTGAGACGGGTTTGACTCAGCGCTCTGACAGACTGAGAAGtgatgtgagagagacagaccaCAGGCAAAGATCTCAGAGGTGTGAAAGTATTTTCAGGACGGAAATGCTGGGTGGGAAGATTTGATCTGTCTGAACAAAGTGCACACACATCTGCACGGTGAGGGTTAGTCACTGTGTTGTGTCTGTGACTGACACTGGTTAGTGAGTCTGCAGGTACTCACCGGGGCCTTGCTCCTGCGTGTAGCTGGGCGAGTGGTTGCTGTGGGTGTGCAGGGACTGCGCCCTCTGCTGGCGGGCCGAGTCGCAGGTCTGGTTGGGGTGCCAGGCCTGTTTGCAGTGGTAGCAAAACTCTGCGCCGCAGCCTTCTCTGCGACAAACCAGCCTGGGACAGCTGGCACAGCCCGAGGCGATGACGGCAAACCTGAGAGGAAcagatgggggtgggggggtgtcaaATAAATGAGTCAAATGACAAAGTCAGAAAGTTTTGAGGCCCTAATTGGAAAATAATAACGCTTAAGGCAACGTTGAGAAGCTCAGCCTGATTAAATGGGTTGCTGGGGCTGCTGATCCCACTGAGAATTAATGTCCCAAAATGCTGGGCCATATGTTTGAGTCACATACCATCCACAGCCATAACTGCACAGACATACGCAACATGCAAAGCACCAAATCTGCAAAAACCCGACAAACTGGTGAAAGAAGTCCAAAAATATGGACTGCCATTATGGATATTTTACACTGCaggcattcacacacactcacacgggGTTTTATTCTGATGCACTTTAAGCTCTTTatcatacatgcacacattgtCGGTAATTTAGGAAACAGCATGTTACTCGATGACACGTTGACTTTTGCAGCTTGTTCACATCTTTTTTATCTTGGTCACAGAGTGATGTACAGCAGTGGATATAACAAATGTCTCACGTGGTTTGTGCGGTCGTGCTTTTTGCCCTTTTTGTTGAGCACAAACGTGGGATCTGACTGAGCAGATCTGCACACTGATAAGAGAGACCAGGCGCGCCGGCTTAAAGCATGCACGGCGTTACTGTCAGTTTGAGGATAAATGAAACCATAAGTTACAAAAATGAATGTCGGGCTTTAATAAATAATACTCTAAACTAGCACCTGAGATCATAAACTCATTAGGAAGCTATTTACAAAGGGCATAAATCAAGTGAGCAGAAGggtcacctaaaaaaaaaaacaacaaaaaacccagacttctttttgcaacctGGGTAGTCGAGTCGCCCCCTGATGGCCATTAAAAGCAATGCAGGCAGGATACATCAATCTTTTATTCACACTCTGAGGTCTCGATATAAAAGTCATTGGTGCACTTTTTTTTGCTCAGATGATTTTATGTAACAAATTTAAATCTATCATCTTAACTAAAATGATTTAACTTTAAGCTGAAGTTGGCAGCACAACTGAGCTGCGACTTTTGCAGCAGCGGCGGCGGCTAATGGACACATTACGTAGCCTAAAAGGCCTCTGcagactgaggggagagagaagatTTGATCAATAGAGCAATCACTTACTAACATCACTGAGAGAGAAGGGAAAAGAGATGGGATGAGGTCAATCGATATGGATTCCACAACGTAGGATAGAGAGAATGGAGACTGAGTGTTCACTGGGAAGATACAGCTGTACTGGAGTAATGACACAAGTGTGTTTAGCAATGAGGCAGCCAAGAGGGTAAAACAGCTGTTAATGTGTGCTAATCAGGATTAGCACTGCAGGTCTGATTAATGCAAGAAATAAACCTCCAAACTTGTGCAGCACAAACgttctgctctctgtcaggatgatcccaccctgctttaataatgttgaggtctgacagtgtcctgctgtgtgtttctatgcaggtatgcttttactgcattggcagtgtgtttgggatcactgaaGCTTTCCACGTGGgtttgcatggtggatcaaaatctgacagcacTTTTCTGCactcat is a window encoding:
- the rnf19b gene encoding E3 ubiquitin-protein ligase RNF19B, which translates into the protein MGSEKDSESPHSSVSGVPNPKCRAAGKRQGRISFHSLFHSKRSSRGTRAPKGGAATALSHHHQHHHMQQQLLPSALSSAAAAAAAAAPTTTTTATATTPQDAASGTPSKPLSSSQPSLGGGASSGEANLLECPLCLVRQPAEQLPELLGCSHRSCLCCLRQYLRIEITESRVQLSCPECAERLAPRQVADILDDAALLEKYEEFLLRRCLASDPDCRWCPAPDCGFAVIASGCASCPRLVCRREGCGAEFCYHCKQAWHPNQTCDSARQQRAQSLHTHSNHSPSYTQEQGPADDIKPCPRCGAYIIKMNDGSCNHMTCAVCGCEFCWLCMKEISDLHYLSPSGCTFWGKKPWSRKKKILWQLGTLIGAPVGITLIAGIAVPAMVIGIPVYVGRKIHAHYELKKTSRHRRNLAITGGVALSIITAPVIAAVSVGIGVPIMLAYVYGVVPISLCRGGGCGVSRGKGRGVRIDFDEDDGPITVADAWRALKSPSLGESSLDGAVSGLSTTSPSEGLSVAPGTLGDTPHFNTLAGGALGTRTSKYSRLEVQAGELAKESAQRETGSLGAGSDCASTRGMAGSIISSYTLPDRECTNLEIQVDIETKPSHLCLTSEEDLTPHPGSAAMATASGGEEPQDCSSRRGGALSGSALGLSPGTSIREGLRDVTLAQPESIRSDLEMSDTQSDDIAELTSDDCDSPHPKSCHPAAGQQPQPPSCRAVNPSTEGLHCPADSNVILYV